The Actinoplanes sp. N902-109 genomic interval GGATGATCGGGTCCTCGATGATGCGACGCCGGGAGAGGTCCAGTTCCCGGTGTACGCGGCGATAACGCACCGCACTGCGGAACGCGGCCTCGCGCTGCTGTCCGACGCTCTCGTTCGTCAGGCCGGCCGTGTCGATGAGCCCTTGGAGCATGATGTCGATCGCTCTGGCCCGGACGTGCCTGCTGCCGAACACCCGGTCCTGCTCCTCGGTCTCGCAGAAGCGCCCCCTGCCGCGCTTCGCCAGGCGGTAGGCGTGCAGCTCGACATGTTTGCGTACGCCCCAAGTCTCGGTGAGCTTTCGGCGGCCGGTGAGCCACAGGTCGAGAAGGTCGTTCCAGGCGGAGTCCGGAATGAGCAGGCCAGTCAGCGTCACGACGGCATTCCTGCCGGAGTCGTCCACATAGCACAGATGCATGCCGGTAATTTACTCACGACACCTTGTCTTGTGCTACCCGGTCGGGCGACTAGTTCCGTGCGGTGGTCGGCGGGAGTTCTGCTAGCCTCCGCACGGTCGGCCATCGGGGGAGGGCGCGCGTCATGCGGGGCAAGAAGGTCTTGGGTGCGGCAGTGGCGGCGGTTGTTGCCGTTACGTCGGCCGTTGCGGTGCAGTTCGTGGCTTCGGCCGATACGTCCGGGTTCAGTTCGGCGGATGTCGGCTTTGCCGAGGGGGCTGTCACCACGGGGCTGGCCGGGCGGCTGGACGCCATGGATGCGTACGTGGGGGATCGGAAGCCGATTGTGCGGCTGGATCTGGATTGGCAGGGGGTGCAGCCCACGGCCGCCGCGACGCCGGATTTCCGGAAGCTCGACCCGATTGTCGACGCCGCGCATGACAAGGGCATCCGCGTCCTGCTGATTCTTGCCTATTCGGCGACGTGGGCGAACGGCGGCAAGAGCAGCAACTGGTTCCCTGCCGATGATGCCGCGTGGCGGGGCATCGTCGATGCCACGGTGGCGCATTTCGGCGACAAGGTGGCCGCCTACGAGGTGTGGAACGAGCCGAACATGACCAAGTTCGGCCAGTACGGCGACGGGTCGGTCGCGGCGCGCCGGTTGCGCTACTGGCAGCTGACCAGGATCGCGTACGAAAGGGTGCACGCCGGTTGTGGAACGTGCACCGTCCTGGCCGGGGCGAGCGCGGTGGGCGACGCGGTCAGCGCCCAGCAGAACGACAACGAGTCGGCGCAGTGGCTCGACTGGGCCTATGCCAACGGGTACGGCAAGTATTTCGACGCGGTGACCCACCACCCGTACCCGGCTTGGAACATGGGCCGGAGCCCGTCGCGGCCGGAGTGCACGACCCGGTGGTGGGCGATGTTCGGGCCGCCCGACGAGAAGTGCGGGGAACTGGCCGCGGTGCGCGCGGTGATGGTGCGACGGGGCGATTCCGCGAAGAAGATCTGGGGCACCGAGTTCGGTTATCCGACCGCGGGTGACGGCATCACCAATCAGCCCACCGCCGCGCAGATCCGGGACTATCTGGAGGAGGGCATCCGCAATTGGCGGGCCCTCGACTACACCGGTCCGCTGTTCATGTATTCCTATCAGGACAGCCCCGGGTGTGCTCCGAGCACCGACCCGGAATGCCATTTCGGCTTGACCACCGCGGACGGCGCCCCGAAGCAACCCGTCTTCGATGACGTCAAGAAGGCGCTCACCGACTCCTGGCAGCGCACCCTGGCCCCCGGCCGCTCGCTGCACCGCGCGTCGGCGCTGCGCTCGTCGGACGGCCGCTTCCAGCTGTGGTTGCAGGGCGACGGCAACCTGGTGCTCTACCTGGGCAGCACGGTGCTG includes:
- a CDS encoding DUF3800 domain-containing protein — encoded protein: MHLCYVDDSGRNAVVTLTGLLIPDSAWNDLLDLWLTGRRKLTETWGVRKHVELHAYRLAKRGRGRFCETEEQDRVFGSRHVRARAIDIMLQGLIDTAGLTNESVGQQREAAFRSAVRYRRVHRELDLSRRRIIEDPIIHDSKHSQLVQAADLTAYAAYQHLWSIGQVWPQGGRHGQPETALAKSHHRFSRLWLPGSDQGVHWVADNEETPGQAGGSSMSQSPWAPRWMHED